One Paroedura picta isolate Pp20150507F chromosome 16, Ppicta_v3.0, whole genome shotgun sequence genomic region harbors:
- the NGDN gene encoding neuroguidin, translated as MAMAEVPQPVAAQDLEERVQADLSAAIQLLKSLQEQVVAVTHHVQSLAQKVRAGTYPTEKGLSFLELKDHLLLLYLQDVSHLILEKTAGRSMAGHPALLRLVETRTVLEKMRPIDQKLKYQVDKLVKAAVTGGLGENDPLRFKPNPGNLLSKLSDSEEEESGEGGAKASGKDASKGGSRKYVPPRLVPVHYDETEAEKEKKMLEQAKKRALSSSIIRELKEQYSDAPEEIREGRYAHATRQSREDEHRTSYEESMMIRLNVSRKEKARQRRAGALASQLTSLTHFGDISALTGAAPPLDEDLSPQKKKRKKIGPKRGKKKRGFHRRR; from the exons gagAGGGTCCAAGCAGACCTGTCTGCTGCAATTCAgctgctgaaatccctccaaGAACAG GTGGTCGCCGTGACCCATCATGTGCAGAGCCTGGCGCAGAAAGTGCGGGCTGGAACCTACCCCACTGAGaag GGTCTCAGTTTCCTGGAGCTGAAAGACCACCTCCTGCTCCTTTACCTGCAAGACGTGTCTCACCtgatcctggagaaaacagccggGCGTTCCATGGCCGGCCATCCTGCCTTACTGCGTTTGGTGGAGACCCGCACG GTTTTGGAGAAGATGCGGCCTATCGACCAGAAACTGAAGTACCAGGTGGACAAACTGGTAAAGGCAGCCGTCACCGGGGGTTTGG GTGAAAACGACCCCCTGAGGTTCAAGCCGAATCCTGGCAACCTGCTGAGCAAG cTCAGTGactcagaggaggaagaaagtggAGAAGGTGGTGCAAAGGCTTCTGGGAAAGACGCCTCTAAAGGAGGGAGCCGGAAATACGTCCCACCCCGTTTGGTGCCTGTACATTATG acgaaaCCGAAGccgagaaagagaagaagatgcTGGAGCAGGCGAAGAAGCGGGCGCTCAGCAGCTCCATCATCCGGGAGCTGAAAGAGCAGTACTCGGATGCCCCCGAGGAAATCCGGGAGGGACGCTATGCTCACGCCACCAGGCAGAGTCGGGAGGACGAACACCG GACCAGCTACGAGGAGAGCATGATGATCCGTCTCAACGTCAGCCGGAAGGAGAAGGCCCGCCAGAGGCGTGCTGGGGCCCTGGCTTCCCAACTCACCTCTCTCACCCACTTTGGGGACATCAGCGCCTTGACCGGGGCAGCGCCCCCGCTGGACGAG GACCTGAGcccccagaagaagaaaaggaagaagatcgGCCCGAAACGTGGCAAGAAGAAGAGGG gttTTCACAGGAGGCGATAA